The DNA region TGAGGTGGACTCAGCAGGTGGAGGTCTGCTTTCGGTAGAGATGGATCAGGGGCACCAGGCACTCGGGCAGCCCCGTCTGCAGCAGGAAGGGGTGGTCCAGGAGCTCCTGGGCTGTGGCTCTCTCCTGGGGGTCCCGAACCAGCATCCGCTCCAGGAAGTCTCGCAGCACTGGGGAGACCTGTGGAGACACAGCATGGTTTGCAGTCACTTTGAGATGACCTGTCTGCCTAGCCCTGCCATCATCTGACAGTCTTTAattctctgttttcctatttcCTGGCTCCTGCCAGGGTGGGTGGTTTTTTGGATTATCAGGTTAGGTAAAGGTCAGCACCAGTCCAGGAAATGTGGCCAGTCTGCCTCCAGGGGGTGCTGCTGAGCAATGGACTTAGGACTTCTGGAACCTGGCCTCCTAATACAGCCTACTTCCAGGACAGCCTTCCTGCTCTGTGCTCTGTGGAAGGGGCATAGGGTTGGCATCTTGTGACCTGGTTCTCGGTCTAACTTGATCTCTGGCAAGTTGCAATttttctctaggcctcagttgtctcatctgcaaaatgggttaATGATAAAGTATGTTTTCCCTGTCTACCAAATAGAGctttaagtgaagaaaaaattatgAGTAGTCAGGAGCCAGTAGGTGGGGCTCGAAAAGgaagatttatttttttgctcTAAGCCTTACAGTCTAAGGCAAGGACTTATCTTAATTTGTTCTGAGCCAATATCTTGGGATGAGGCTGAGTCTTGGCCTGCTGTACAAGGCTACCTCCTCTGGggtgaggaattaaaaaaaaaagaaaaaaatggaattagCCAACTGGAAATTTCCCCTATCTTCTCATCTTAGCATCAGCAGTGTGGGCTCTAAGAGCCATCAGTGTTCCCTTGTCTCTGAAGGTACTTCCTGTCTGTCCTCACATCCAGGTATGTTGGAGCCACCCAACTAGTTTGCTATTTAGGGACTGGGCCCTAATCCTCTGGGAATTTCTCATTCTGACCACCAGATGGCAGTGCTGTTTTGCATCCCTTTACTGAGCTGCGGGGCAGTAGCCAGTGTCCATAGGTTTGGTGTGAATTTGGCAGAAAAAGGTTAAACACACACATAGTGGTTTTAAGGGGAAGCTGTGGTTTGGATGTGGTCAGGATGTGCAATGATAGGGGACCAGCGGATTGGCTAGCCTGAGAACACTGCCATGATATGAATCTCTGGCAAATAGGGGCAGTGGCCGTACTCAATTTCCTGGATTCGTCCCCAGGATATTAGGGATTCCTGGTGTCCTTGCTTCCCCTTCTCATCAGTATCTCTGGGCTCTTCTCAGCTGCCTGTTGAGGAGTAACTACTGCTGCGGCTGCAGGTGGAAAGCTTGTTGGAGGGAACGTGGCCGTGTATGCGGCAGACGTGGCTCACACCCTGGTGGATGTTTTGCGTGGAGAAAGAGACGACTTTCTGGGAGCTCAGACCCTCTGGCTCTGTTGAGGGAGAGGCTGAGGCCTGGGGGCTCAGGCTGCCGTCCTCTAAGCCTCAGGAAGAATAGGGTCAAGGGGCTCACACCTTGTGCTCCGACTGACCTTGTGAGAGTTTTTCAGCCTGGGTGGGGGGCTATCCCGGAGCCTCTTCATGGCTTGCACTGGGGAGTCGCTGAAGTAGGGTGGCTCTCCATCTACCATCTCAATCACCATGATGCCCAGGGACCAGATATCCACCTGCAGGAGCAGAATGTTCCTGATGCCACTGGCCGGAGTCCGGAGGGGAGCAGGCAGCTGGTCCCAGCTCTCCTGGTGAGtctgtctctccttcctccctggcCACCTGCCCTGTGGTCAGCTACTTCCTGCATTTGTGACCATTCACTGCAGGGACACAGCTGTCAGCTACTCTCTGGGAAAGGCCATTGCACATGGGGAAGCGTAGCCATACCCCACCTGCCCTGGAGCTGCGGGGAGCATTCTGGGGACCTGCTCCTGGCAGCAAAGTCACAGGTGAGAGCAGCCCCATCCACAAGGGGCAGGGGAGAGTGGGGGACAGTAGTGACTTAGCAGGAATCTGAGAACCCGGGCTACTTATGGTGGGGGGGGGGCTCTAGAGGGGGCCACAATGTGAACTGTGTTCCCAAGCCTATTCTGGGAGAAGGGCCTGGGGCAGGGACCGGTTACCTCGGTAGCATACAGAGACCTGGAGATCACCTCCGGAGCCATCCAGTAAGGGGTTCCCACCAGAGACTTCCTCTTAGGGACGTCTTTGCTGATCTGAGCACAGAATCCGAAGTCTGAGAGCTTCACCTGGGGTTTGGGGTGAGAAGTGGAAAGGGGAGCGAGTGTTGAAGTAGGAGGAGCGATGCTGGGGGGCAGGGAAGTGGGGGGCATGGTgtgccagggaggggaggggcctACCCTGCCATCGAGGGTAAGCAGGATAGAGTCACTCTTGATGTCCCGGTGGATGACGCCCTGGGCGTGCAGGTAAGCCAGGGCCTGCAGCACGGCCTCACACACGGTGGCGATCTGCTCCTCATTCAGCCTGGATGGGGAAGGCACGGCCACCGGAAGAGAAAGCTAGTGGGCTGCAGGGCTGCCGGGATGGGTGGGGTAGGAGTCCCATACCCGTCTCACAGCCCCTGGGCACGTGCTCAGCAGCCCAGTCAGGCCACAGCCCCAGTGGACACTGGGACCTAGGCTGAGACCCCTTTCTCTTCCCCATGTTCCTGAGATCCCCTGAGACCCCCGGTCTCAGTGACCACAAACAAACAGCAGGAGCTCAGCATGATCTCACGAGGACCCCAAGTCTTCTGGTCCAGAGGCTGCCCAATACCCCTGCCAGGGCAATGCTGGGGCATCAGCATTTGGGGCCCGCCCTCCCAGCTGCCTACCTGACTTGGGAGACGATGTCTGTGAGGGCACCGCCCTGCAGGAACTCCATAAGCACCCACAGCTCCTCGCCCACCAGGTAGCTCTTGTACATATCCACCACGTTGAGGTGCTGGTAGTCCCGCATGATCACCACCTGGGGGGCAGGGCCGTGGCTGAGTACTGGGCACAGTGCCACCCACCACCCTGCCTGCAGGTGTCTAGCCTGCGTCTGGGCTCACTGCCCAGCCCActgcccctccctctcctcccacctcaTTAAAGAGCAGCTCCCGGCGCTGCTGCTTCCTGAGGTCCATCATCTTGACGGCCACCTGGCGGCCTGAGTGCTTCTCCCGGGCCAGGCAGACAATGCCCGTGGAGCCCTCGCCAATCTTCACGTAGCTGTCCAGCAGTAGCCGGGGGTCACCCTGGTCCACCACCATCCTGAGCGCAGCCTTGAACTGCTCGTGCGTCACGACGCCTGTGTCCTCTACGGCCAGCGCACCCCTGGCCACCACGGGGTCCTGGGGCAGGTACAGGTTGCTGGTGCTGATCTGGGCGTGCCGGGTGCGGGGGGAGCCTGCCGGGGAAGATCGGCCTGGAGGGGGGCCGGCGGCTGGGGCCGTGCGGAGGGACTTCTGGGGGCTGCTGGTATCCAAGGTGCTCAGAGGGCTAAAGTTCCCCGCAGGCTGGTCCGAGGGCAAGGACTGGGCCTTGGCCACCAGATTTGGGGGCAAGTCTTTCTGCAGCAGTCGGAAAGAGGAGTTGGGctgcagggagaaagaaagaaacaggaagggGTTTGGCTGTGGAAGGGTTTGGAGCAACTTACATGGGGGTGACCTCTGGACGTTGGCAGGGTCAGACGGGGCCTCAGACCAAAGCGGGTGCTGTTGTGAGCAAAGATTTTCAAACAGCTAACACCAAACCGTAGTCGTGCTTAGGAAATCAGAATCCAATGCTTCAGGTAAGCAGGCCCGTCCCCTCTACTACTCCTGTGAAGACACAGTAAGCCATGTGCCTGGGGGTCCTCGCACTGGGTCATTCCTTGGCCATTGACAGCCAGACCCCCAGGAGGCCACTGTGGCACACAGGGAATGTGGCTCCCCCCCACCTGGCCTGAGCCAGCCAAGGGCCCACAGGAAGAGGCCCGTGGCAGTGGGTGGGGGGCAACAGGGCTGTGCTGTGACTGACCCCAGGACACGGGCAGGGAAGCCATGGCCAGGGTCTGATAGCTCTGCGTGTACCTGACAGCAGGGAGCCAATGCTGCAGCCAGGGCTTCACCATGTCCCCCCTGGGCTGGAGACTTAGAGTCAGGAGGCTGGGCCCAGCCCAAGCCTTGGTGGGGAGGGAGGCGCCCAGGTACACACCAGAGCATGGGGGTCCTAAGGCCTCCCAGGCTGGAAGCTCCCAGAGAGGCTGCCCTAGCCTGGGGAACGGGAGAAAAGGCAGGGAGGCTATCCTTATGCCCTCTGGTGGGGAAGGAAGGGGTGGTACTCaggggcagcctgggccccagtgAGCCTGGTCAGGCCCAGCCCTGGAAGGTTTCGAGGCTCCTAGCATTTCCGGGCCCTCCTGCTGCCCTGGTAGGAAAGGAccctgaccttgggttctctcCAAGGTGTTGCTGATGTGTGACACGACCCTTCCCAGGGGCCGAGTGTTTTTAAAAGGGTTCCTGGAGAGGCCATATGCAGCCTAACGGGGGACACTGTAAGTAAAGGTGGCCTTCAGGGGCCACAGGGAGGTCTTCTCGGAGCTTCTCCAGAACGCATCACAGTAGGTCCTGGTCCTAGGCCCCAGAGCTGAATCAACTCTCAGGATATGTCCTCACCATCAGCCTGGGTTGGGCTACTTGCTCAGAGATCCAAGACTGGGCCTTGGGCCCTACCAGGCTCAGCCAGAGCCTTTCCAATGTCCTCAGCACTTGCCTCTCAGGCTTCagggcccccacccccacccagtccCTGGCCTTGCCTGGGGTCGGCATGCAGATGGCACCCCTGCCCGCAGGAGCCTCTCCCCACGCCCCGACTCCTTGCTGCTCCACCTCTGGCCGACTGCAACTGCATGGCTCCGGCTCGGTCTTTGCAAGGCGGAGCCAGATAAGCCTCCCAGGACTGCTTTGACTTTAGATGGTAAATGGACTCCCCTATGTCTTAGCCAGCATCGGACCCTGGTCCTCCCCTCCCTGTATAGTGGAGCCCTTCTGGACTGGGGTCAGGAGATCTGGGGCCCAGTCCTGGCACTGCTCTGCTTGTAGTGAACCTTAGGCAAGTCACCCCCTCTGAGCCTATCCCTCTGTAAAACAGAGGATTGTGCCCAGGTGATCTGGGGAGCTGGataaatgcagattcccaggccccgGTAGTAACTGTCCCTGGAGTAGAGACTGCATCCCATCCAGGCCCCTGGATTTCCGATGTAGCTCTGGGCAGACGCGCTCTGTGACTCTATGGCCTTGGGGAGCCTAAGGGAGGGCTGGGCTGAGGGTGGGGGGAGCATGGCCCCTGCCGAGCTGTGATGCCAGCAGCAGAGGGTTCACAAGACCGCACCAGGCAGGGGCTGGAAGGGAGGTGGGGCAGGGCTCCCCTCGATCACCAAGGCAGCCTCCAAGGCCCTGAGGCTCCAGGCTCTGAGGAGGCTACCTGAGGGGCTGCGAGTGGTGGAATTAACCTAGAAAATGTGCATCCGTGTGGTGGCggtgtgggggcgggggtgggtagGGCTTGAGGACCACCTGAAGCTGGTCTTGAGGCAGCTCTGATGGCCCCTTAACGTCTCTCTACCTTAGAGTTTCTCAGGAACATTGAAAAATGATttccttctggcctccaggaTTTCTAGATGGGCTATCTCTGCCCTGCAGATACATGGCATGGGGTCAGGGGGAGCGGGGAGGAGGATGAGCCATCGGGGGCCAAGGTAGGGGACTCCCTCTCCCTGCTGTCAAGACCCCTGCTGTAGGTGCTGACTGAGCTCAGGGAGGGAGCCTGCCcctgggggctggggctggggctggggctggggctggggctggggctgggcctggggctggggctggggctgggatgAGCGAATGGAAGCAGTGAAAGGGCAGGAATCCAGCAAGAGACCACCACCCATGTGGCCTGGGACACAAGTTTGTGGGGCCAGCTCAGTCTTCAATCCAGCATGGTCTGATCCCCAGTGTCCCTTGCTTGGCTTTGCTGCCTGTCTACACAAGGAGGGAGCTTCTACTTAACGGATGACCACAAGGAAGGACCAGACAAAACTTGTTAAATCACTCCCAGAGAGAAAGCGGACGCAATATGGAGTTAATTGAGTGTTAAGGGCTTTGGCTTAATTCTGGAGTTACTTGTGAGACTGAGACCTCTTCTTGGGAAGGAATCCACTAGAACAGTAATGGGTGGAGTTACCCTCCTGCCTCATTTTCTTTGGACCATGGTGACAGGCAGGGCTCTCCAGCTGTGGGCTTGGGGGCTGTACTGTAAGTTCCCAAAGGCAGAGGCTATGccataaagttttttaaaattaaaaaaaaaaaaaaaaaaaaaagtgctgtttaTTAAGGGCTTGCCACGTTGGCAAGTGTTGTAAATGCATTATCTCAATAAATTCTCACCACTGAAACCACATTTGTAGAGAACAAAAtagattcagagaggttaagtaacttggccCAGAGTTACTGAGCAGAGAGGGGCAGAGCTAGACTTCGGCCCCTTCAGCCTAACCTCAGGCCCCTATGCTGTAACGTGTTGATGCTGTACGTCCTCGGTGCACAGCAGAGTACATGGTACACGGCAGGTACTTAACCAATGTTTGCTGACTGTTGAGCTCTTATGATCTGGCCCTACTGACCCTAAATGGAACCACTTCTAAATTCCCCCAAGCTCCTGATAAGCTGTCTTACCTCTTTCCTCAGTGCTCCCCACTCCAGACCTTTCGCTCTTTAGCCTAGGTGAGTGGCTGCAGGGCTGGGGCCCCAGGCCCTCCCGCAGCACAGCTGGCACACCGCCACTGGGGGGAGCTGCTGTGACTGTCCAGAGCCCACCTTGTGGATGTGCCACCAGGCAGAGAGAGGGCCACAGGCTTggtccagctgctcctgggaggcagtggggggaggaagaggaagtcCCACGCTCTCCATCTGGGCTGAGATTTGCctaaaacagtggttctcaaccaggagcGATTTTGTCCTCCAAGCCACATTTGCCAAtgactggagacatttttgattgtcacgagGGGGAGGTGGTACTACTGGCAGCTAGTGAGTAGACAGGCCCCATGATGAAGAATTATCCTACTCAACATGTCAggagtgctgaggttgagaaatcctGCTTAGAGCAGCTCTGAGGTGTCTCAGCCCTGCCTTTCAGAGGGCCTGCTTGACAGTGTTCATTTGGAAAGGTATGGCCAGGTGCCTACAAGGAAGCCACTCACCTGGAACTCTGGTCTCTTCCTCAGACATGGCGACAGCCAGCACGTCCCAGCATTAGAGGCCATGTTAGGTACCCAGTAAAGGGTGGGGGATGGACAGGTGGCCTGCTCCCCTGCTGTGGggtgccagaaggcactcagcccAATGTGGACACCCCCTTTCTTCAAATCCCGAAGTCCACCCAACAGGAATCCCAAGGGGCCTGAGAGGGTCCGACTTCAGTTCACACCTCTCCTGCAGTGTTCACCGCCCTGCTCCCAAACCTTAGCCCCCCAGGCACTGTCTCCTCAGGGCCACGGCCTCCCACAGACCTCTCAGCTCACAGACACCCCTGTGCCTCACATGACACATCAAGCCACATCTCACCTGTTCATCTGCCACCGGCCACCCCACGAGAGCTCCTAGCCCATTGTCCCCTGTTCCCATGGGTTCATGAAGCCAGCTGGGGTGCATGGGGCCCCGGACCTAGAAAGGTTGTTAGGTCCAGGCCactcccccagccccctccccactcaCACCATCACACACAGACGGGTTCCCAGGCTTGTTTTTAAAGCCCCCAGGGGAGGAAGGCTCGAGAACCCATGCTGCTGTGAGGCAGCTGTTTCCTGGGCATGACCATAAACCAGCATGCTGTAGGCTGCGCACATTTCTGCCTGCCCCTCAAAAAGGAGCAAGAGAATAGCCGCTACCATGGTCCTAAAGCCTTGTAATCAGGAGCAGCGAGCCAAGAGGGTGGGGAGACAGCAGCCCCAAGCGCCCTTTCCCTCTTTGAATCAGTCTTCTCACCTGCCGAATAGTAAAGACTTCTATGTCACTATGGACAGGATATCATAGGAAATGTAAGAATCCAGTCTGCCTGCCAAGGTGCAGAAAtgtcaccactagggctccaatcaCTGTTTCTGTTTTTACAAGAAAAATATGTGCAACTCTGGTTGTCACATATACCAGAAGCTCCCAGACCCTGGCAAATTCAGTCCTCTAGCTTTTCACAGGACACACATACGTGAGAATAAATAGTTAAagaaatattaaacaaaacaacaagtattataaaaagggaaggagggagagaaggagggaaaaaggaaaggaaggaaggaagggaacgagggaggggaggggagggaagaggaaggaaaagaagggaggaaggaaggaactcTCACTAGAGGAGGCGGTCCACATGGACATTTCTGACACCTCAGCAAGGAGAGGACGGGGCCAGCGAGAGGTGGGAGGAGAAGGAGCTCTAGAAGAGGAGCAAGGAGAGACCCTCATAGGGCTGGTGGCCTAGCTCTGTGGGGGCCCAGCGAGGGCTGCTGGGCACTGAGAGCTGGGGGATGGTCTGCTCTAGGACTGTGGTTAAAGATGCTGCTTTTTCAGGGGACTGTCTACCTCCCAGGTGGTCGCCTAGACACACCCAGAGGGCAGGAAGGTAAGCCATACACCCCAGTCTCTAAGGGCCTCTCTGGAAAATGGTTGGCTTGTAACCTtggcctcacacacacacactcagcctCTGGAGGACGGTGGCCTCAGCTGATTCAGAGTAGAGCCCTGAGCTGATGCGGCACTAGTTTCTGGATCAGTCTGGTCCCTCACACTCTCCTCAACCTGACCTGTAAGTGGGGAGGGTCAGGCAGGGCCTGGGTCTCTGACACTGTCCTCCTAAGAGTGGCCCCAGAGGGAAGCCCCAGGCTGACCTACCTTGCTCTGTGCTGGAGGGCCTGGCTTGCTGCTGCTTGGCGGGGCTGTGGCCGtagcaggagtggacaggaacATGCTTCGAAACAGCCTGCGCTTAAGGCTGCTCTCCTGGGTCTCAGGGCTGGGGCTGCCCTCCCCGCCGGGCCTGCTTGTGCCCGAGCCCACCAGGCAAGACTGTGGCCGAGGCTCCTCGGAGCCGTGCCTGGCAGCCTTGGTCCCACGCCTACCAGTGGCCGTGGGGGGTGAGGTACCTGGTGGAGAACTCTGCAGGCAGGCGCCCAGCTGCAGGCAGCGCTGCACGGCACCGTGGAACTCGGCAGGGCCCAGCGACTGTGCCTTCTCGGCCAGCCCATTGGTCAGGACCCGTGGGCTCTGCGGCTCGGGCTGTGGCATCTGCCTGTGGCCTGCTGGGGCACCCCCGTTGCAGCTGAGGTAGAGGCCGTGGGGGTCAGTGCGCTCAGACTGGGGGCTCTGCAAGTACATGTCCGGATCGGTGGCCCAGTGGTCGTCCCCCAACAGTCCCAGGGACTGTGCCCGCCGGCGGCTGGTGGGGCTGCGGCCGCGCAGGGTGTTGGAGCTGATGACTGACAACTTCTGGATGTCGTTGAGCAGCCCCGAGATGTAGCCATCTGTGGGCACCGAGCTGCCCCGCACCACTGTCTGTGGGGTAGGAGAGAAGAGCGGGGTGAGCAGACCCTGCTGGCAGGAGGAACTGGGGCACTGGGCACTTTGGGAGGAGCACCCACCAGCTTCTAAGTCCTACTTTGCGGTGGCACGCACGGGTTCATTAATTTTCCCATCATTTACCCAGGCCCAcggtgggccagggctttttctgtgGGGCCTGCAGGCCAGCAGGGCAAACCCTGGGCAactgcatgggacatacttataccaaaaaattattcattgctatttgaaattcaaattctaTCAggcatccaaaccaaaaaaaaaaaaaaaaaaaacccgtcgccattgagttgattccaactcatagtcataacgccccgataggacagagtagaactgccctatagggtttccaaggagcgactggtggatttgaactgctgaccttttggtttgcagctgtagcgcttaaccactacaccaccagggtttctggaattgGGCATTcagtatttgctaaatctggcaaccggGCAGAGAGGGACTCCcctgggagagaaggagagactgCTTAGCAGGAAACTCATTgatgtctgatttttttcagtggtTCCTCCAGGTGATGGTGTGGTTTTGCCAGGCATGGTTTTCTGCGGGGTGGGAGGGGCTGCACTCACCCCTGCACGCCCACCTCACCTTCATGGGCTGGAGCTGCACCCGTGTGATGCGCGAAGGGTCCACCACAGGCTTGGGTCGCCGCAGCGTGTCCAGAATGTTCTGCCATTGTGGGGGGAGGCCCACGAACTTGCCTTCTTTTGGGTCGAAGGAGGTGTGGACACGGTGCTGAAAGTTCTGTGGAGCAGAGATCTCAGGgcgtttcttctttttctttcggAACATGATGCCTGTGCACACAGGTTGAGCTGAGGTTAGGCTTTACCAGAGCCTGGCCCCGGAACCACGCAGCGGTTGCAGCGAGTGCTGGGCGCCCAGGGTCTGGGTTTCCCACCCCCTAGTCCCCCTCCAGCACAGCCCCCTGTCCCCAGCCATGGGCTTCCCTTATGCTCATCCCTGCTTCCTCAGGGAAATGCTTGGCTCCCAGCAGAGCAGTCCCAGAGAAAACAAAAGCACCATAAATAAGCCAGCGCAGACTGTAAACAAGGAAAAGAGGTGTCTGTCTTCTTGTCTGTGCCAAGGCCCCTGTTGAGGAGGCAGACTCTGGGGGCGTGTTTTCATAAAATCCAAAGCCCATTACAAATATCATTCCACTGTCAGGGAATtaagaaaggaggaaagggggAGGAAAGCCAGCAAACTCATATTATGAAGCTCGTATGACTTGGATTCTGAAAACAGGTAAGAACATTACAAGAAAAGGAAGATGTGAACCAGTCTCACTTATGAACATAAatgtgaaaatcctcaacaaaactaagAAATTTAATCCAACAGTatgttaaaaaagtttttttttttttaatgatcaacTTAGGTTTGTCCCACGATGGTTCAACAACAGAACACTGTTAATggaatacacagcattaacaagcAACAACCAGCCAATTCACAGGCATGGTGTCTTGCCTGGGGCCATTTATCACTGGatcaaccaaaaccaagccagtcATGATCTAGGTGATTCTGACTTACTGCCACCcattgtgtttcagagtagaactgcactccatagggctttcatgtctatgacctttcagaaacaggttgccaggcctttattctgagatacatctgagtgggttcaaactgcttaccttccATTAATAGTCCAGTGCGTTATAACCGTTTGCATCATCCAGAGACTCCTATCATAGGACTAACACCCCCCcaaccgcaaaaaaaaaaaaaacaaaaaacaactcactGCCGtctaggcaattctgactcacagcgaccctataggacagagcagaactgccccatagagtttccagggagcacctggtggatttgaactactgacctttttgttagcagctgtagcacttaaccact from Elephas maximus indicus isolate mEleMax1 chromosome 10, mEleMax1 primary haplotype, whole genome shotgun sequence includes:
- the PAK6 gene encoding serine/threonine-protein kinase PAK 6, whose amino-acid sequence is MFRKKKKKRPEISAPQNFQHRVHTSFDPKEGKFVGLPPQWQNILDTLRRPKPVVDPSRITRVQLQPMKTVVRGSSVPTDGYISGLLNDIQKLSVISSNTLRGRSPTSRRRAQSLGLLGDDHWATDPDMYLQSPQSERTDPHGLYLSCNGGAPAGHRQMPQPEPQSPRVLTNGLAEKAQSLGPAEFHGAVQRCLQLGACLQSSPPGTSPPTATGRRGTKAARHGSEEPRPQSCLVGSGTSRPGGEGSPSPETQESSLKRRLFRSMFLSTPATATAPPSSSKPGPPAQSKPNSSFRLLQKDLPPNLVAKAQSLPSDQPAGNFSPLSTLDTSSPQKSLRTAPAAGPPPGRSSPAGSPRTRHAQISTSNLYLPQDPVVARGALAVEDTGVVTHEQFKAALRMVVDQGDPRLLLDSYVKIGEGSTGIVCLAREKHSGRQVAVKMMDLRKQQRRELLFNEVVIMRDYQHLNVVDMYKSYLVGEELWVLMEFLQGGALTDIVSQVRLNEEQIATVCEAVLQALAYLHAQGVIHRDIKSDSILLTLDGRVKLSDFGFCAQISKDVPKRKSLVGTPYWMAPEVISRSLYATEVDIWSLGIMVIEMVDGEPPYFSDSPVQAMKRLRDSPPPRLKNSHKVSPVLRDFLERMLVRDPQERATAQELLDHPFLLQTGLPECLVPLIHLYRKQTSTC